Part of the Paenibacillus sp. YPG26 genome, CTGCATACCACTAACCGAGTATTTTCCCTAAACGCACTCTTCATACGTGAGAGGTCAATTGTCCCCTCTGTACTCGCACTTATATAATCAACCTTAACCTCTTGGGTACGCTTTAGAAACTCTAGTGGACGCCTTACGGAGTTGTGCTCCACCATTGTGGCGATGACATGATCTCCCGGCTTGAGAAGCCCCTTAATGGCTAGATTAAGTGCGCTTGTTGTATTGGAAGTAAAAGCAATGTCTACCGGATTCTCCACCCCAAGCAGTGTCGCCAATCGGCTTCTCGAACGCATGAGAACTCTACCGGCCTGAATAGCCATTGCATGGTTCCCTCTGCCCGGATTCGCCGCACTTCCTGAGAGCGCTTCTTGCACTGCCTTAATCACCCCTGCAGGCTTAGGCCATGAGGTCGCCGCATGATCTAAATAAATCACTAGTTCCCACCCTTCCCATCTAGGTCAACTTTACCTTCACTTCCAATATAAGATCAAGAAAGACATACCCCTCCCTCTTCACAGTACAGGAGAAATATGTCAATTAATCATTGGAGCATGTCAAGCAATCTCTGTAAATCCTGCTGGCTAAAGTAGTTGATCTCTATCTTGCCTTTATCCTTGGCCGGCTTGATCTTCACAGTAGTCTTAAATCTCTCACGAAGGTTCTCTTCAACTTCCTCGATATAAGGGTCTCTTCTCTTAGCTGCGATTTTCACTTTGGAGGTATCTAGCTTCTTCCGGTCAAGCTGCTGGACAGCATCCTCAAGCTCTCTAACGCTCCACTCATTGTCGATACATTGTTTGGCAAGCTGCTTTATAATCGCAGTATCTTTCAATCCAACAATGGCTCTTGCATGACCCATGGATAATGTTCCACGTGAAACATAATCTTTCACCTCATCAGGCAAGGCCAAGAGACGAAGAAAGTTGGCAATGTGGGAACGGGATTTACCTACCTTTAAGGATAATTCTTCCTGAGTTAATTCGAATTGATCCATTAGCCCTTGATAAGCGACTGCGATCTCCATCGCATTCAAATTCTCACGTTGAAGATTCTCTATGAGAGCAATTTCCATAACCTGCTGATCCGTGAAGTTGCGTACCACAGCAGGAATAGTCGTATTCCCGCAATATTGGGAAGCTCTGAATCGGCGTTCCCCTGCAATGATTTCATAACCTTTGAGTACACTTCTGACAATAATCGGTTGAATCACACCATGTTGACGAATCGATTCTGCCAGATCCTTGATGGCTTCTTCATCAAAAGTCTTACGAGGCTGGTAGGGATTTGCACGTAGCTGATTAAGGGGGATTTCTACCACCTTATCTTCATCACTAACAGAAAGCGATGGAAACAGCGCGTCAAGTCCTTTTCCCAGACGCTTACTCATAAGAAATCACTTCCTTTGCCAATTCTAAATACACCTCAGCCCCTTTTGAGCGAGGGTCGTACGTAATAATTGACTGTCCGTGAGAAGGTGCTTCGCTCAGTCTAACGTTGCGTGGAATAACGGTTCTGTAGACCTTTTGCTGGAAGTACTTCTTCACTTCCTCAATAACCTGAATCCCCAGATTGGTTCTCGCATCGAACATGGTAAGCAGCACACCCTCGATTTGTAGAGATGTGTTAAGGTGCTTCTGGACAAGGCGTACGGTGTTCAGCAGCTGACTAAGTCCCTCAAGAGCATAATACTCGCACTGAATGGGAATCAAGACAGAGTCTGCGGCAGTTAACGAGTTAATCGTCAGGATACCTAAAGAAGGAGGGCAATCGATAATAATATAATCATACTGGCTCTTCACTTGCTGCAGAGACTTCTTAAGCCGCACTTCACGAGAAATGGTCGGCACTAGCTCAATCTCGGCTCCAGCCAACTGAATTGTAGCCGGAATCATATCGAGCCCTTCGATTTGCGTAGGCGTGATTGCTTCTTTGGGATGGACTTCATTGATCAGAACATCATATATGCAGTTAGCAACATCAGCTTTATTAATACCAATACCGCTGGTCGTATTCCCCTGTGGATCGATATCTACAAGTAGAACCTTTTTCCCCAGCGTAGCCAGCCCGGCTCCCAAATTGACTGATGTTGTAGTTTTCCCAACACCGCCCTTTTGGTTGGCAATGGCAATGATTTTAGACAACCTGTTCACCTCAATATTATTTAAGAATCTTCTTGT contains:
- a CDS encoding ParB/RepB/Spo0J family partition protein — protein: MSKRLGKGLDALFPSLSVSDEDKVVEIPLNQLRANPYQPRKTFDEEAIKDLAESIRQHGVIQPIIVRSVLKGYEIIAGERRFRASQYCGNTTIPAVVRNFTDQQVMEIALIENLQRENLNAMEIAVAYQGLMDQFELTQEELSLKVGKSRSHIANFLRLLALPDEVKDYVSRGTLSMGHARAIVGLKDTAIIKQLAKQCIDNEWSVRELEDAVQQLDRKKLDTSKVKIAAKRRDPYIEEVEENLRERFKTTVKIKPAKDKGKIEINYFSQQDLQRLLDMLQ
- a CDS encoding AAA family ATPase; this translates as MSKIIAIANQKGGVGKTTTSVNLGAGLATLGKKVLLVDIDPQGNTTSGIGINKADVANCIYDVLINEVHPKEAITPTQIEGLDMIPATIQLAGAEIELVPTISREVRLKKSLQQVKSQYDYIIIDCPPSLGILTINSLTAADSVLIPIQCEYYALEGLSQLLNTVRLVQKHLNTSLQIEGVLLTMFDARTNLGIQVIEEVKKYFQQKVYRTVIPRNVRLSEAPSHGQSIITYDPRSKGAEVYLELAKEVISYE